In the Flagellimonas sp. HMM57 genome, one interval contains:
- a CDS encoding tyrosine-type recombinase/integrase — translation MHLTAFVSYLGLEKNYSQHTIGAYETDVKAFAEFCVAQYELQSIDKVDYTIIRTWIVFLVDRGINTRSINRKISSLRAYFKFLQKIGEINDSPLAKHKALKTKKKIEVPFSENEMEKILSEIPFENDFEGLRDKLIIELLYTTGIRRTELVNLKLVDVNNVKGTIKVLGKRNKERILPLLPSTESILQDYLELRQGLKIIKDIAYLFLTKSGLKIYETLVYRTINKYFSLVSTKVKKSPHILRHTFATHMLNRGADLNSVKELLGHSSLASTQVYTHNSIAELKKVHQRAHPRNGK, via the coding sequence CCATAGGTGCTTATGAAACCGATGTAAAAGCCTTTGCTGAATTTTGTGTGGCGCAGTACGAACTGCAATCTATAGATAAGGTTGACTATACTATAATAAGAACTTGGATCGTTTTTCTTGTTGATAGAGGAATCAATACCAGAAGCATCAATAGAAAAATTTCTTCGTTGCGAGCTTACTTCAAGTTTTTGCAAAAAATAGGAGAAATTAATGATTCGCCGCTTGCAAAACATAAAGCGCTTAAGACAAAAAAAAAAATTGAAGTTCCGTTTTCAGAAAATGAGATGGAAAAAATACTATCGGAGATACCATTTGAAAATGATTTTGAGGGACTTCGTGATAAATTGATAATAGAACTTTTGTATACTACCGGTATTCGCAGGACAGAATTGGTCAACCTGAAACTGGTTGATGTGAATAATGTAAAAGGAACCATAAAAGTGCTTGGAAAACGTAACAAAGAGCGTATTCTCCCCTTGTTGCCATCTACAGAATCAATACTTCAGGATTATTTAGAACTGAGGCAAGGACTGAAAATCATTAAGGACATAGCTTATCTCTTTTTAACAAAAAGCGGTCTTAAAATTTATGAAACACTTGTTTATCGCACCATAAATAAGTATTTTAGTTTGGTATCGACAAAGGTGAAAAAGAGTCCACATATATTACGGCACACCTTTGCAACACACATGCTCAATAGAGGGGCCGATTTAAATTCGGTCAAAGAGCTATTGGGGCATTCAAGTTTGGCTTCTACGCAGGTGTACACGCACAATAGTATCGCCGAACTTAAAAAGGTTCACCAAAGAGCACACCCCCGAAATGGGAAATAG
- the tuf gene encoding elongation factor Tu, producing the protein MAKETFDRSKPHLNIGTIGHVDHGKTTLTAAITTVLANAGLSELRSFDSIDNAPEEKERGITINTSHVEYQTQNRHYAHVDCPGHADYVKNMVTGAAQMDGAILVVAATDGPMPQTREHILLGRQVGIPRIVVFLNKVDMVDDEELLELVEMEVRELLSFYEYDGDNGPVISGSALGALNGEQKWVDTVMELMAAVDDWIELPKRDVDKDFLMPVEDVFTITGRGTVATGRIETGVANTGDAVDIIGMGAEKLASTITGVEMFRKILDRGEAGDNVGILLRGIEKTDIKRGMVICKPGSVKPHAKFKAEVYILKKEEGGRHTPFHNNYRPQFYVRTTDVTGNIGLPDGVEMVMPGDNLTINVDLIQPIALSVGLRFAIREGGRTVGAGQVTEILD; encoded by the coding sequence ATGGCAAAGGAAACTTTTGATCGTTCCAAACCGCACTTAAATATTGGTACTATTGGACACGTGGATCATGGTAAAACAACATTGACTGCTGCTATTACTACCGTATTGGCAAATGCAGGGTTGTCAGAGCTAAGAAGCTTTGATTCTATTGATAATGCTCCTGAAGAAAAGGAAAGAGGTATTACAATTAATACATCGCACGTAGAGTACCAAACTCAAAACCGTCACTACGCACACGTTGACTGTCCAGGTCACGCGGATTATGTGAAGAACATGGTTACTGGTGCTGCTCAAATGGACGGTGCAATCTTGGTTGTTGCTGCAACTGATGGACCAATGCCACAAACACGTGAACACATCCTATTGGGACGTCAGGTTGGTATTCCAAGAATCGTTGTATTCTTGAACAAAGTTGACATGGTTGATGATGAGGAGCTTTTGGAGCTTGTTGAGATGGAAGTAAGGGAATTACTTTCTTTCTACGAGTACGATGGTGACAATGGACCTGTTATTTCTGGTTCTGCACTTGGAGCTTTGAATGGAGAGCAAAAGTGGGTTGACACTGTAATGGAATTGATGGCAGCTGTAGATGATTGGATTGAACTTCCTAAAAGAGATGTTGACAAGGATTTCTTAATGCCTGTTGAAGATGTATTTACGATTACTGGTCGTGGAACTGTCGCTACAGGACGTATAGAAACTGGTGTTGCCAACACGGGTGACGCTGTTGATATCATCGGTATGGGTGCTGAGAAATTGGCTTCTACAATTACTGGTGTTGAGATGTTCCGTAAGATATTGGATAGAGGTGAAGCTGGTGATAACGTAGGTATTCTTTTAAGAGGTATTGAAAAGACCGATATTAAAAGAGGTATGGTAATCTGTAAGCCAGGTTCCGTTAAGCCGCACGCTAAGTTCAAAGCTGAGGTTTATATCCTTAAAAAAGAAGAAGGTGGTCGTCACACGCCATTCCACAACAACTACCGTCCACAGTTCTACGTAAGAACAACTGACGTTACAGGAAACATTGGATTGCCTGATGGAGTTGAAATGGTAATGCCAGGTGATAACTTGACTATCAATGTAGATTTGATTCAGCCAATTGCTTTAAGTGTAGGTCTTCGTTTTGCTATCCGTGAAGGTGGTAGAACAGTAGGTGCTGGTCAGGTTACTGAGATTTTAGATTAA
- the hpf gene encoding ribosome hibernation-promoting factor, HPF/YfiA family: MKVNAQSVNFVADGKLIDFVQKRMDKLETFYDRVISSDVYLKVENTSAKENKIVEIKLLIPRDKLMVKKQCKSFEEAVDSACNSLERKLVKKKEKQRAKA, from the coding sequence ATGAAAGTTAATGCACAATCAGTAAATTTTGTTGCAGATGGAAAGCTCATCGATTTTGTTCAAAAAAGAATGGATAAGCTAGAAACATTTTATGACAGGGTCATCAGTTCAGATGTTTATTTAAAAGTTGAAAATACAAGTGCAAAGGAAAATAAGATCGTAGAAATAAAATTATTGATACCCCGAGATAAGCTGATGGTAAAAAAACAATGTAAATCTTTTGAAGAAGCTGTTGATTCCGCATGCAACTCCTTGGAAAGAAAGCTGGTGAAAAAGAAAGAGAAACAAAGGGCAAAAGCCTGA